AATAGTGCAGCTTTTCCAGCATTTTACAAAGTACCAATTGGTTGATTTTATTATCTTCTACAACAAGAAAGCGTTTTTTTTCCATGAATGATAAATCTGGGTTTTGTTGATATATTTTTAAGGGAATTTGATTTTGGGGGAGTAATACGGGCAACCGGAAAGTAAATGTAGTCCCGACTTCATATTCACTTTCTACTTCAATATGTCCGCCCAGTATATGCAGTAACCTTTGACAGATTGCCAGTCCAAGTCCGATTCCTTTATTGTCCGGAATCTGTGGCTCTTCAATCTGAGAGAACTGATCAAACAGACGGGAAATATTTTCTTTTCTTATGCCTATTCCGGTATCCTTCACTTTGCATTCAAGGACATATTTATCATGGAATAGTAGGTAACTTATATATACCGTAATGTTTCCTTTAAGCGTGAATTTAATAGCATTGCTTAATAAATTTAACAGAATCTGTTTGAAACGGGCTTCATCTGTAATAAATTCAAAAGGAGTGTCTTCCGCAATCTGGATATCCAGCGTTAAATCTTTGCTTTTTAGCATAGGATCAACGACATGCTTCAGAGAGGAAAGGCTTTTATTTAAACTGAAAGAAGTATAATTTATTTCAAATTTATTGGTTTCAATTCTGGAAATATCCAGTAAATCTGTAACCAGATCGGAAAGGATATGGCTACTGGCCTGAAGATTTTCTATAAGTAATTGTTGATTTTGGTCTAGTTTGGTTGTTTTGAGAAGATCTATAGTGCCGATAATGCCGTTAAGAGGAGTTCGTATCTCATGGCTCATCGTCATGATAAATTTTGATTTTGCCTGCGTTGCAGCTTCTGCCACCTCCTTCGATTCAATTAACTCTTTCTGTGAGAGCTTTAGCATCTTTTTCTGAAGGATTAATACCTTCTTCTCATAGTCATAGACTCTTCTGTAAGAGGAGATCATAATTGTGGAAATAACCAGTGTCAGCACAAATGAAAATAACAGATCCATATGTTTTTCCTTCTGGCTGGCATAAGGAACAATATATTGAGGAAAGAAATTATCAATGATCAGACAGAAAAGGGAAACGATCAGAAAGAATATGCCAAACCGTAATCTGTAGGGGTCTGATAAAGAAAGCAGACCTGCCATAAGATAAAATACAAAGAATAGCGGTATGCTGCTGTCTAAGCCGTTATTGAGTCCCCATATGACCGCAAGACATCCTGTTAAATAAGAGAAGTACCAGAACTTAATACGTTCTGTTGCTCTATTCTGGAGTGCCAGCTTCAGAATATACAGATGCAACGATATCACAGTCAGGATCAGAAGATTGATCCCGATTGGAAATACAATATTCAGATTGAAAATAATGTTGCTTAATCCGCTGGCAATAAGGCATATGCTCAATATCGCAAGTTGTTTATTTTCAACGCTGATTTTTCGTGACCTGAAGGTATATTTCCCAAATAAATTCAACATGTTGCAATAGGTTGCATAAGTTTAGAGGTCGTTGATTATAATATATTCCTCAAAATCGTAAAAACAATAATGCTGGCAATGAGCAGGAGCATCGCACGATAACCAAACAGGCGGTTTCGCCATTTGAGCTGTTGTGCTGTAAGAGATGGTCTGGTAATAAAATATAAGTTGAGGAATAAATAGGGAACAGCAAAGAAAAGAAAGGGGTTAAAAGCAAATGCGGCTTTAAAATCGCCATGCAAAATCGCATGAATAGCCCGTTGACTTCCACAGCCGGGACAATCAAAGCCAGTCATACTTTTAATAGGGCACTTTGGAAAAAGAGCGTATTCCTGGGGGTCGTATGTTCTGTAAATATAGATAAATACGCCCCCCAGAATCAAGAGGATAGAAGCCAGTAAATATTTATTAATACGAATAGTCACTGTTAGTGTCCATTGTGGATCCGAAATAGGCCAAACCTCCGAATATTGCAATATACAATATCCAGAATACGACACACCCTATAAGTGAAATCATAATCCATTTTTTAGCACTTGCTGAATCCGCCTGAGCACCGGCTTTATCGCCTCTGTAGAATTTGTTCTCTACCTTGGCAGCATACACAATTGCAGGAATTCCTAATGGCCAGCAGCATAAGACAGTGACAAGAATAGATTCAATAAGGTATGTTTTAGGAGGTAGTTCGAATAAGGAGGATGTAGGTGTAAACGGAGCACCAGTTCCTGCATTATGCTGAAAGGTCGGTTGAGCAGGAGCAGAAGGTATCTGTGGCGGAGTGGAAAGACTCTGACTTTCCTGCTGCAGAAGTTCTGCCAGTTCAGGCAGTTCTCCGGCTTTTTTCCAATCGGTCAATTCGGGAGTCCACACATAGGTGTCTGCAGTTATATTTTTTGTTTTAAGTTCCTCTAAAGAAAAAGGCCCGAAACTGTTAACCCCATCA
The Sphingobacterium spiritivorum genome window above contains:
- a CDS encoding ATP-binding protein, which gives rise to MLNLFGKYTFRSRKISVENKQLAILSICLIASGLSNIIFNLNIVFPIGINLLILTVISLHLYILKLALQNRATERIKFWYFSYLTGCLAVIWGLNNGLDSSIPLFFVFYLMAGLLSLSDPYRLRFGIFFLIVSLFCLIIDNFFPQYIVPYASQKEKHMDLLFSFVLTLVISTIMISSYRRVYDYEKKVLILQKKMLKLSQKELIESKEVAEAATQAKSKFIMTMSHEIRTPLNGIIGTIDLLKTTKLDQNQQLLIENLQASSHILSDLVTDLLDISRIETNKFEINYTSFSLNKSLSSLKHVVDPMLKSKDLTLDIQIAEDTPFEFITDEARFKQILLNLLSNAIKFTLKGNITVYISYLLFHDKYVLECKVKDTGIGIRKENISRLFDQFSQIEEPQIPDNKGIGLGLAICQRLLHILGGHIEVESEYEVGTTFTFRLPVLLPQNQIPLKIYQQNPDLSFMEKKRFLVVEDNKINQLVLCKMLEKLHYSYHAVENGLEAVEKLQIEHFDIILMDIQMPVMNGIEATKVILELYNQRQEEAPVIIGCSAHALEIDRSNYLQMGMSDFIIKPITMDHLKDVIKKNSI
- a CDS encoding DUF2752 domain-containing protein, with product MTGFDCPGCGSQRAIHAILHGDFKAAFAFNPFLFFAVPYLFLNLYFITRPSLTAQQLKWRNRLFGYRAMLLLIASIIVFTILRNIL
- a CDS encoding CD225/dispanin family protein, with translation MQKYHYTDGVNSFGPFSLEELKTKNITADTYVWTPELTDWKKAGELPELAELLQQESQSLSTPPQIPSAPAQPTFQHNAGTGAPFTPTSSLFELPPKTYLIESILVTVLCCWPLGIPAIVYAAKVENKFYRGDKAGAQADSASAKKWIMISLIGCVVFWILYIAIFGGLAYFGSTMDTNSDYSY